TCAAGGAGAGGTCCTACTTGATGGCGTGAATGTATTGGAATTAGAAGTTGATGAGCGTGCTCGTATGGGGCTCTTTCTTGCTATGCAATACCCAAGTGAAATCCCAGGCATTACCAATGCAGAATTTCTACGTGCAGCCATGAATGCTGGAAAAGAAGAGGATGAGAAAATTTCTGTCCGTGATTTCATTACCAAACTCGATGAGAAAATGGAATTGCTCAACATGAAAGAAGAAATGGCAGAGCGCTACCTCAATGAAGGCTTCTCTGGTGGTGAGAAAAAACGCAATGAAATTCTACAACTCTTGATGTTGGAGCCAACCTTTGCTCTTCTTGATGAAATCGACTCAGGTCTTGACATCGATGCCCTTAAAGTGGTTTCAAAAGGGGTCAATGCCATGCGTGGAGAAGGCTTTGGTGCCATGATTATTACCCACTACCAACGTTTGTTAAACTACATTACACCAGATGTGGTTCACATTATGATGGAAGGACGCGTGGTTCTATCAGGCGGTCCAGAACTTGCGATCCGTCTTGAAAAAGAAGGCTATGCAAAAATTGCAGAAGAACTAGGCTTGACTTACGAAGAGGAAGTTTAAGGCGAAACTTGTTCAGAAAGGAGAAAATAATGACCAAAGAAGCCATTAAACTGTTTTCACAAGCACACGCAGAACCAGCTTGGTTGAGCAATCTTCGGCAAGCAGCTTTTGAAAAAATAGACACATTAGATCTACCAAAGATTGAACGGGTGAAATTTCACCGTTGGAATCTTGGAGATGGAAGCATAACAGAATCTGAAGCCACGAGCAATGTTCCTGATTTCACAGCTTTAGGTGATAATCCCAAGCTAGTTCAAGTCGGAACTCAGACTGTTTTCGAACAATTGTCTCCAGAATTGGCAGAGGCAGGCGTGATTTTCACAGACTTTTACACCGCTTTGGAAGAAATTCCAGAAGTCATGGAGCAGTATTTTACCAAGGCAGTAGCGCATGATGAGGACAAACTTGCAGCCTACCATACCGCTTATTTTAATAGCGGAGCGGTCTTGTATGTTCCTGATAATGTGGAAATCAAGGTGCCAGTCGAAGGAATTTTCTACCAAGATAGCGAAAGCGATGTGCCGTTTAACAAGCATGTTTTAGTGATTACAGGGAAGAACGCTAAGTTAGACTATTTAGAACGTTTTGAAAGTATCGGAGATGGCAGCAAGCAAGCAACGGCTAATATCACGGTGGAAGTCATTGCAGGAGCAGGCAGTCAGATTAAATTTGCGGCGATTGATCGATTGGGACAGCATGTAACAACCTACATGAGTCGCCGTGGGTCACTGGCAAACAATGCCAGCATTGACTGGGCGATTGGAGTGATGAACGAAGGCAATGTCATTGCTGACTTTGATAGTGATTTGTATGGTGATGGCAGCCATGCAGATATGAAGGTTGTTGCACTCTCAAGTGGCAAGCAAGTGCAGGGGATTGATACTCGTGTAACCAACTACGGTCGCAATTCGACCGGAAATATCCTCCAATATGGTGTTATTCTAGAAAAAGGAACGCTGACCTTCAATGGAATTGGACACATTATTAAAGGTGCTAAGGGAGCAGATGCCCAACAAGAAAGCCGCGTCTTGATGTTGTCAGATAAAGCACGAAGCGATGCCAATCCGATTCTTTTAATTGACGAAAATGATGTTACAGCAGGGCATGCTGCTTCTATCGGACAGGTCGATCCAGAGGATATGTACTATCTCATGAGCCGTGGTTTGGACAAAGCAACAGCCGAACGTTTGGTTGTCCGTGGTTTCCTAGGAGCCGTGATTACTGAAATTCCTGTAAAAGAAGTCCGCAATGAAATGATTGACGGAATTGAAGAAAAGCTAAGCAAGAGGTAAGAGAGATGTCAGTAGATAGCCATGCCCTCAAAAAAGAGTTTCCAATCCTAGACCAGTTGGTCCATGATGAGCCCTTGGTCTATCTAGACAATGCCGCAACGACGCAGAAACCCCAAGTTGTTTTAGAAGAAATCCTAAACTATTACCAGACGGACAATGCCAATGTTCACCGAGGTGTGCATACCTTGGCGGAACGTGCGACTAGCCGCTATGAGGCGGCGCGTGAGCGTGTGCGGCAATTTATCCATGCCAAATCGACCAAGGAAGTACTTTTTACAAGAGGGACTACGACAAGTCTCAATTGGGTGGCACATTTTGCAGCCCAAATCTTGCAACCAGAAGATGAGGTCTTGATTTCCATTATGGAACACCATGCCAATATTATCCCCTGGCAAGAAGCTTGTCGAAAGACGGGAGCAAAGTTGGTCTATGTCTATCTGAAAGATGGGCTCCTAGATATGGAGGATTTGCAGTCCAAACTATCACCAAAAACAAGATTTGTCTCTTTGGCCCATGTCTCCAATGTCTTAGGAACCATCAATCCAATCAAAGAAATTACTCGATTGGCGCACGAAGTTGATGCCATTATGGTAGTAGATGGAGCCCAATCCGTTCCACATATGGCCATTGATGTATTGGATTTGGATGTGGATTTCTTTGCTTTTTCAGGCCATAAGATGCTAGGTCCGACAGGAATAGGTGTTCTCTACGGGAAAGAAAAATGGCTCTCCCAAATGGAACCAGTAGAATTTGGCGGTGAAATGATTGACTTTGTTTATGAGCAATCTGCTACGTGGAAGGAATTACCTTGGAAATTCGAAGCTGGTACGCCAAATATAGCAGGGGCGATTGGACTGGCTAAAGCAATCGACTATCTGGAAGAAGTGGGGATGGAGGACATTGCAGCTCACGAAGCAGACTTGCTAGCCTATGTTTTTCCAAAATTACAGACCATGGAGGGGATTGAAATCTATGGTCCGGCAGACTTGGCAAAACGTTCAGGCGTCATCTCGTTTAATATAAAAGGATTACATCCGCATGATGTAGCAACGGCACTGGACTATGAGGGAGTAGCTGTGCGAGCAGGTCATCATTGTGCTCAACCGCTTCTAACTTATTTGGGAGTGCAGTCAACGGTTCGTGCTAGTTTTTCCCTTTATAATACCAAGGAAGACTGTGATCGATTGCTTGAAGCACTGGAAAAGACAAAGGAGTTTTTCAATGGCACTTTCTAAATTAGAGAGCCTTTATATGGCTGTGGTAGCAGACCATTCCAAACATCCTCATCATCAAGGGAAAATCGCTGGGGCTCATCAGGTGGATTTGAACAATCCCACTTGTGGCGATGCGATTAACTTGTCGCTGCAATTAGATGAAACTGGTGAAACCATTCAAGACATTGCCTTTGTCAATGCAGGCTGCACCATTTCGACCGCTTCGGCTAGTATGATGACAGATTTGGTGTTAGGAAAAACGAAGACAGAAGTGCTGGAATTAGCCCAGGTCTTTTCTGAAATGGTTCAAGGAAAGACAGATGTACGCCAAAAAGACTTAGGAGATGCTGCCTTTCTAGCAGGTGTTGCTAAATTTCCACAGCGAGTAAAATGTGCGACCTTGGCCTGGAATGCACTAAAAAAAGGCTTAAATGAAGAGTAGAAAAATCTCAAAGAAATAGAGGAGGAAAGAATGACAGAGGAAAGAGTAGAACCAAAACCGATTGACCTCGGTGAATACAAATTCGGTTTTCATGATGATGTAGAGCCTATTATGTCAACCGGAAAAGGATTGAACGAAGACGTAATTCGAGCTTTATCTGCGGCGAAAAACGAGCCAGAATGGATGTTAGAATTTCGGTTGAAATCGTATGAGGCTTTCAAAAAAATGCCCCTTGAAACCTGGGGAGCAGACTTGTCTGAGATTGATTTTGATGACTTGATTTACTACCAAAAGGCATCTGACAAACCAGCTCGTTCATGGGATGAGGTGCCTGAGAAAATCAAGGAAACTTTTGAACGCATCGGAATTCCAGAAGCAGAACGTGCTTATCTTGCAGGTGCTGCTGCTCAGTACGAATCAGAAGTGGTTTACCACAATATGAAAGAAGAATTTGAGAAGTTGGGCATTATCTTTACGGATACCGATTCAGCTTTGAAAGAATACCCTGATTTGTTCAAGCAGTATTTTGCCAAATTAGTGCCGCCAACCGATAATAAATTGGCTGCTCTCAATAGTGCAGTATGGTCTGGAGGCACCTTTATCTATGTGCCAAAAGGTGTCAAATGTGATATTCCTTTGCAGACTTATTTCCGAATCAATAACGAAAGTACAGGACAGTTTGAGCGGACCCTCATCATTGTAGATGAGGGGGCAAGTGTGCATTACGTTGAAGGATGTACGGCACCGACCTATTCAAGTGATAGTTTGCATGCAGCGATTGTTGAAATCTTTGCCCTTGATGGAGCCTACATGCGCTATACAACAATTCAGAACTGGTCTGACAATGTCTATAACCTTGTTACCAAACGTGCTCGTGCGATGAAAGATGCGACAGTAGAGTGGATTGATGGAAACCTTGGGGCTAAAACTACCATGAAATATCCATCTGTTTACTTGGATGGTGAAGGGGCGCGTGGAACCATGCTGTCTATCGCTTTTGCCAATACGGGACAACACCAAGATACAGGTGCTAAGATGATTCACAATGCACCGCACACCAGCTCCTCGATTGTATCAAAATCCATTGCTAAAGGTGGTGGAGAGGTAAATTATCGTGGGCAAGTCACTTTTGCACGGAATTCTAAAAAATCAGTCAGCCATATCGAGTGTGATACCATTATCATGGATGATATTTCAAAATCAGATACCATTCCCTTCAATGAAATCCACAATTCGCAAGTGGCCTTGGAGCACGAAGCTAAAGTATCTAAGATTTCTGAAGAACAGCTCTACTACCTCATGAGCCGTGGTCTGTCAGAAGGTGAAGCCACAGAGATGATTGTCATGGGATTTGTTGAGCCATTTACTAAAGAACTTCCAATGGAATACGCAGTTGAGCTCAACCGCTTGATTGCTTACGAAATGGAAGGGTCAGTCGGCTAAGAGAGAATAAGAACCTGTATTCACAGCTCAGCAACTCTATTCAGGACTTATTTTTCGCTACTCATCGTTGCTTTTTTTCGAAATACAGTCAGTATTCCTTCAAAAAAGCTCCTTGATTATCGTAAAATAAGCTCCCGATTAGAATGACTTCGCTTATGAATACAGGTTCTAATAAAAATCGCAGGAAATACTGCGATTTTTTGCTATAATTTTTCATTGACAAAAGCGACGAAATCATGCCACCAAGCAATCAGAAAGAAGGGGCGGTCAATACTTTTTTCAGCGACCATGGTGACAGAGGGTTCTTGCTGCCCAAGGTAGCCTTGGCCAATGAGTTCGGAGTCGGAGTAGGTCAGCGTTCCTAGTTTTTGTCCTTTTTTTATAGGAGCTTTTATGCTTTTAGCATCCGGCTTAAAGTGGATTTCAGGACTGTGTTGACTGCCATTTTGCTTGATGATTGTTAAATCCTCCTGAGCGACAGCGGGGATATGGGCTTTTTTTCCATTCATAACCGCTATACTACTATCTTCATAGGTATCATGCTTATATACAAGAGTGACGGCACTAAAATTTCTAAAAATATAGGACATGAGCTGAGAAGTAGTCGTAAAGCGTACATAGGGATTTTCCTCGGTTTCAGTAGCTTTTAAAACAACGGTAATGATCCGCATTCCATTTTGGACGGTGGTCGCTACAAAGCTTTCTCCAGCTTTCTCAGAACTTCCTGTCTTTAATCCATCTACCCCGGAGCGGAAACTAATCATGTTTTCTAACATATAGTTTGAATTTTGAATAGGAATTCCTCCAAAAGTAGAGGTTGGTTTCTGTGTAATTTTTAGAATTTCTGGATAGTCTGTAATCAGATTTCGAGCGATGATAGCAACATCGTAGGCGCTGAGCTTATTTTCGTCATCTTTATCACTTTTTGGATAGATATGGTCGTCAAGATGTTCATTATTCAACCCGCTTGCATTCACTAATTTGGCATCTGTAATACCCCAGGATTCTACTTTTTGACGCATTACATCAACGAATTGAGTTTCGCTTCCTGCAAGTTTTTCAGCAAGAGCGATGGCGGCGCTATTACTGCTAGAAATAAGCATGGCTTCCAATAGCTCACCTACCGTATAACGTCTAGCTTCCATAGGGATATTTGAAATATCAGGATTTAAGGTTAATTCATAAGGATAATCTGAAATATCCACAGGTGTTTTTAACGTTATTTTTCCATCTTCAATGGCTTCGTAGACCAGATAGGCTGTGATGAGTTTGCTAATACTTGCGACCTCGACAGATGTCGTAGCATTTTTTTCATAGAGAATTTTTCCGCTTTTGGCATCCACAGCAATGGCATGTTGGGCAGCAGCGTCAAAGTCTTCTGCATGGACAGGCTGACTAAGAAAGCCAAGAAAGAGGCAGAAGATTAGTAATAGGATTTTTTTCATAATAGTCCTCTCATTATCATTACTGTTATTGTATCATAAAATCCGTTTTCTTTTTTAAAAATAAGCACAAACCGTAGCAAGATTGGTCTTTTTAAGGATTTTTTTGATATAATGGATGAGATAGATAGAAAAAAGAGGACACCATGAAATTTACAGAATTTACGTTTAAGCCTTACATTCAAGAGGCGCTAGCAGACTTGAACTTTATCGAGGCGACTGAAGTACAAGAACGACTTATTCCAATCGTGTTAGAGGGACGAGATTTGGTCGGAGAGTCAAAGACAGGTTCTGGGAAGACCCATACCTTTTTGCTTCCCATTTTCCAAGAGTTGGATGAAACAGCAACGTCTCCGCAGGTCGTGATTACAGCTCCCAGTCGTGAGTTGGCTACGCAGATTTATCAAGCTGCGCGGCAGATTGCACAGTTTGCACCGAGCGACATACGAGTGGCAAACTATGTCGGAGGGACAGATAAGGCACGTCAAGTAGAGAAATTAGCGAGCCAGCAACCGCACATCATCATCGGAACGCCAGGGCGTATCTATGACTTGGTAGAATCGGGGCATTTAAGCATTCACACTGCTAAGACCTTTGTGGTGGATGAAGCTGATATGACTCTTGATATGGGGTTCTTGGCAACGGTAGATAAAATCGCAGCACGGTTGCCGAAAGATTTACAATTTTTAGTTTTTTCTGCAACAATTCCACAAAAATTGCAGCCATTTTTGAAAAAATATTTAGCCAATCCTGTCATGGAGCAGATCAAGACCAAGACGGTTATTTCAGATACGATTGATAACTGGTTGGTTTCGACCAAGGGGCGAGATAAGAATGCTCAGATTTATGAGATTAGTCAAGCTTTACAGCCTTATTTGGCCATGATTTTTGTCAATACCAAGACGCGGGCGGATGAGCTTCATAGCTACTTGACAGCTCAAGGCCTAAAAGTGGCCAAGATTCATGGAGACATTGCTCCGCGTGAACGCAAGCGTATCATGAATCAAGTCAAGAATTTGGATTATGAGTATATTGTAGCTACGGATTTGGCAGCGCGTGGGATTGATATTGAAGGGGTGAGCCATGTCATCAATGACGCTATTCCGCAAGATTTGTCTTTCTTTGTGCACCGCGTTGGTCGAACAGGGCGTAATGGGCTAGCAGGAACAGCTATTACCTTGTACCAGCCGAGCGATGATTCAGACATCCGTGAATTGGAAAAGATAGGAATTGCCTTTGTACCTAAAGTCCTCAAGGATGGAGAATTTCAAGAAACCTACGACCGTGACCGTCGTGCCAATCGTGAGAAAACACGAGAAAAACTGGATACAGAGATGCTAGGTCTGGTCAAAAAGAAAAAGAAAAAAATCAAACCTGGCTATAAAAAGAAAATTCAATGGGCGGTGGAAGAAAAACGTCGGAAAACGAGACGAGCTGAAAATCGTGCCCGTGGTAGAGCCGAACGTAAGGCGAAGAAACAGACCTTTTAGGATTGATAGATATTTTTTATCACAGGGATAGAAAATATATATTAGGCAGAAGGGAAGATGCATGATAGACTAGAGTGAAAACTGGAGGTCTATAACATGAAAAAAAGCATTTCTTTCATTCTATTGGCATTATTTATCAGTCTTGGTTTGATTGCTTGCAGTTCACCTGCAAAAGAAACTACTAAAAAAGAGACGATTATTGTTGCGACAGATTCAGATACAGCACCTTTCACCTACAAGGAGGGTGATGTCTTTAAGGGATACGACATCGAAGTTTTACAAGCTATTTTTGAGAATTCAAAGGATTATGAGCTCGAATTTCAAACGGTTGACTTTCCCTCTATTTTGCTAGGGATTGATGCTGGCCGTTTCCACATTGCAGCGAATGATTTTAACTACAACGAGGAGCGGGCAGGGAAGTATCTCTTTTCAGATCCTGTTTCCCTGTCGAATTATAGCATTGTTAGTCAAGAAGGCAAAGATTTCAAGAGTCTGGATGATCTATCTGGCAAGAAAACGGAGGTCATTGCGGGATCGAATTATGCTCAGCTATTGGAAAATTGGAATAAGGAACACCCGAACCAGTCCCCGATTGACATTCAATACGTCGCGAATTCCTCAGGTCTATCTCAACGCTTGCAGCATATTGAAAACGGACAGATTGATTTTATCCTTTATGATGCGATTTCTTCAACCTATGTGAGCAAGGATCAGGGCTTGAAATTAAGGATTCAGCCCTTAGAACTTCAAGAAACAGCTGGTAAAGATGGATTGGAGTATTTCCTTTTTGCAAAGGATAAAAAAGGAGAAGAATTGCAAGCCTTTGTCAATCAACGGTTGGCAGAGCTGGAAAGTTCAGGTCGATTGAAGGAAATCAGTCAAACTTATTTTGGAGGAGATTTTACGGTTTCTTCTCAAAAATAGAAATACAAATATTTGGTATTTTATCGAAACTGTGGTAGAATAATCCATTATCGAGAAAGGGAAGTAACTATTATGATTACAACAGCGAAACTCGCGTCAGATTGGTACCAGAATCTGATGCAATTAATTCCAGATGGGCAACTGTTTAGTTGGCGCTCTGTATTTGATGGTCTTCCGCGGATTATTGAAAAACTTCCAACGACCCTCTTTTTAACCCTTGCAGGTGCCCTTTTTGGTCTAGTCTTGGCCTTGATTTTTGCTATCGTGAAAATCAATCGTGTGAAAATTTTGTATCCTTTGCAAGCCTTGTTTGTCAGTTTCTTGCGAGGAACGCCGGTCTTGGTTCAGTTGATGTTGACGTACTATGGAATTCCACTGATGTTGAAAGCTATCAATTTACGCTTTGGGACAGCTTTTAATATAAACGCAATCCCTGCTGTCGTCTTTGCCATTGTCGCCTTTGCCTTCAATGAAGCAGCCTATGCCAGCGAGACGATTCGTGCGGCGATTCTTTCGGTTGACAAGGGAGAGATTGAAGCGGCTAGGAGTTTGGGGATGACCGATCAGCAGGTGTATCGCAGGGTTATTATCCCAAATGCAGCAGTCGTTGCTACCCCGACCTTGATTAACTCCTTGATTGGCTTGACCAAGGGAACCTCTCTAGCCTTTAGTGCGGGAGTAGTAGAAGTCTTTGCCCAAGCCCAAATTTTGGGAGGAGCCGATTACCGTTACTTTGAACGCTTTATTTCCGTAGCCATTGTTTATTGGATTGTCAACATTGTGATTGAACAGCTGGGACGATTCCTTGAGAAGAAGATGGCGATTGCCGCACCTGAAAATGTAAAAGGAGAAGTTGGTCAATGATTCATATTTCACAATTAAGTAAAACATTTTCTGGACAAAAAGTGCTGGATAATCTGAGTTTGGATATTCAAAAGGGGGAAGTGATTGCCCTGATTGGCTCTTCGGGTGCTGGAAAATCAACTTTTTTACGCAGTTTGAATTACTTAGAAGAGCCAGATAGTGGTTTTATCGAGATTGATGAGTTTAAGGTGGATTTCTCAACCATTACGACCGAAGAAATATTAACGCTCCGTCGCAAATTATCCATGGTATTCCAACAGTTCAATTTGTTTGAACGAAGAACAGCTCTTGAAAATGTCAAAGAAGGCTTGTTGGTCGTTAAGAAGTTATCGGATGAGGAGGCGACAAAAATCGCCAAGGAAGAATTGGCAAAAGTAGGCTTGTCAGACCGAGAAAATCACTATCCAAGACATTTATCTGGTGGTCAAAAGCAACGGGTGGCTCTGGCCCGTGCCTTGGCGATGAAGCCCGACGTCTTGCTGCTAGATGAGCCAACTTCTGCCCTTGACCCAGAATTGGTGGGAGAAGTGGAAAAGTCTATCGCAGATGCAGCTAAGTCGGGTCAGACTATGGTATTGGTGAGTCATGATATGTCTTTTGTTGCTCAAGTGGCGGATAAGGTTCTCTTTTTGGACAAGGGACACATTATCGAAGCAGGGACTCCTGATGAGATTATTCACCATCCCAAAGAAGAGAGGACAAAAGAGTTCTTTGCCAGTTACAAACGGACCTATATTTGATATAATAGACGAAGGACAGAAAGTGGGAAAAAGACTGTACGAAGCTGGTCTTTTCCTGCTTTCTCATTTTCAAGAATTGCCTTTAAACGATGGTCCAAAGAACTGATTGGATGCTTGTTATCCGTCAGTCGGTCCATGAGGGGCAGAAAAGTGGAGGTTTCATGTTTGCTCAAATTTTATCCCTCTATCTCCAAAGTTTATTGTTTACAACAATAGTGATTGGAGTGGTGCTGGGAGTTTGGATAGGCTTGCGAGCTATTCGGAATAAAGACAAAACAGCAAAGGCAAGGCAAGCACATTTATACGATATGCTGTTGATTGGCGTGATGACAATTCCTGTCCTCTCATTTGCCATGATGAGCATTTTACTAGTATTAAAGGCAAGATAAGGAGATAGAAATGTACGACACACTGATTATTGGATCTGGTCCTGCAGGGATGACAGCTGCTCTTTATGCAGCAAGAAGCAATCTAAAGGTGGGGCTGTTGGAGCGAGGGATTTATGGGGGACAAATGAATAATACCTCAGAAATCGAAAATTACCCAGGTTATGCCCATATCAGCGGTCCAGAATTGGCCGAGAAAATGTTTGAACCCTTAGAAAAATTGGGAGTAGAACATGTATTTGGCTTGGTGAAGGATATTCAAGTAGAGGGGAGGCTAAAAAAAGTCATCACGGAAGATGCCGTTTTCGAAGCAAAAACCGTGATCATCGCAACAGGAGCATCTCATAGAAAATTGGGGGTGCCTGGGGAAGAAGCATTAAACAGCCGTGGGGTTTCGTATTGTGCTGTCTGCGATGGTGCTTTTTTCAGAGGTGAAGATCTCTTGGTTGTTGGCGGTGGGGATTCTGCGGTTGAAGAAGCTGCTTTCTTAACCCAGTTTGCAAATAGTGTGACGATTGTGCACCGCAGAGATGAATTGAGAGCCCAGAAACTCCTTCAAGACCGTGCCTTTTCAAATGAAAAAATTTCCTTTATTTGGGATTCTGTAGTCAAGGAAATCAAGGGAGAAAATCGTGTCGAGAGCGTGGTGTTTGAACATGTCAAGACAGGTCAAGTGACTGAGCAGGCTTTTGGCGGTACTTTTATCTATGTTGGTTTAGATCCTGTCAGTGATTTTGCAAGTGGCCTAGGGATTACAGATGAAAGTGGCTGGATTATTACGGATGACCATATGAAAACCGCTGTTGATGGTATTTATACGATTGGAGATGTCCGTCAAAAAGATTTGCGACAAATCACAACAGCCGTTGGAGATGGTGCGATTGCAGGTCAAGAAGCCTATAAATACATTGTTGAACATGGGTAAAAAGAGAGTGAGGCTCAATCGTGATTTCGGAGAAATCGATTTGCCTCACTTCTTTATTTCTGAGTTCGGGCTAAACTAATCCACTAGATTCGTTTACTCCCACCCCAGCGAGGTTGGAAATAGGCCTAGCGAAGAAATGCTCGCTAGCCTCTTCTACTAGCATGTTGATTTATCAATGTTTTGCAAATCAGACAACTACTGCGTCAAACTGTTAAAGCTATAAAAGAAACGAGGTTGAACACTTTTGTCCCACCCCTTTTTGCTGAAAATGTATAAGATATTTTCAATTGGAACAATAAAAAGAATTGTGGTAGAATAGAAAAGTTCGAAACAAGAGTTTTTTATGCCACAAAAATATGAGTACAAAGAGGACGAAATCCCTCAAATTGAATGGGGCTTCAAATCGCTCGCCTTATCTAACAGGACATTTTGAATGTAAGAATAATCTCAAATAAGGAGCGAGGTTTCGTACTCCTTATTTTTTATGATATAATAGACATAACGATGGAAAAGGAGTCGCTATGTTTGTAGATGATAGTTTGACCCTGCATACGGATTTGTACCAAATCAATATGATGCAGGTGTATTTCAAGGAAAAAATTCACCAGAAAAAAGCTGTTTTTGAATTATATTTTAGAAATAATCCTTTCAAGAGTGGCTATGCTGTGTTTGCAGGTTTGGAGCGGATCGTTGATTATCTCAAGGAGTTGCATTTTTCAGAGAGTGATATAGCTTACCTGCGCTCGTTAGGCTACGACGAAGATTTTTTGAGCTATTTAGCAGATTTCAAATTAGAGTTAACCGTTCGGTCTGCCAAAGAAGGGGATTTGGTCTTTGCCAATGAACCCTTGGTGCAAGTCGAAGGTCCCTTAGCCCAATGCCAATTGGTGGAAACAGCTTTGCTCAATATTGTCAACTTTCAAACCTTGATTGCCAGCAAGGCTGCGCGCATTCGCTCGGTTATTGGCGATGATGAGCCCTTGATGGAGTTTGGCACGAGACGTGCCCAAGAGATGGATGCCGCTATTTGGGGGACACGTGCGGCAGTGATTGGTGGGGCCAATGGCACCAGCAATGTTCGGGCTGGGAAACGCTTTGGAATTCCTGTGTTAGGAACGCATGCCCATGCCTTGGTGCAAGTTTATGGCAATGATTATGAGGCCTTTAAGGCCTATGCCAAGACTCATAAGAATTGTGTTTTTCTAGTGGATACTTATGACACTTTTAAACTAGGTGTCCCAGCTGCCATTCGGGTTGCTCGCGAAATGGGGGATAAGATTAACTTCCTTGGTGTTCGGATTGATTCGGGAGATATTGCCTATATTTCTAAGAAAGTCCGTCAACAGTTGGATGATGCAGGTTTCCCTGATGCAAAAATCTATGCTTCCAATGATTTGGATGAGCATACCATTCTCAATTTGAAAATGCAAAAGGCAAAAATTGATGTCTGGGGCGTTGGGACCAAATTAATCACAGCCTTTGACCAACCAGCTCTAGGAGCTGTTTATAAGATTGTGGCGATTGAAGATGAGAACGGTGGAATGCGTAACACCATCAAGCTGTCCAACAATGCTGAAAAAGTTTCGACACCAGGTAAAAAGCAAGTGTGGCGGATTACCAGTTGTGAAAAAGGTAAATCTGAAGGAGACTATATTACTTATGCCGGTGTAGATGTCTCTCAAATGAAGGAATTGGAAATGTTCCATCCAACCTATACCTATATAAAAAAGACCGTCCGTAATTTTGAGGCGGTGCC
The window above is part of the Streptococcus himalayensis genome. Proteins encoded here:
- the sufC gene encoding Fe-S cluster assembly ATPase SufC produces the protein MSVLEIKDLHVAIEGKEILKGVNLTLKTGEVAAIMGPNGTGKSTLSAAIMGNPNYEVTQGEVLLDGVNVLELEVDERARMGLFLAMQYPSEIPGITNAEFLRAAMNAGKEEDEKISVRDFITKLDEKMELLNMKEEMAERYLNEGFSGGEKKRNEILQLLMLEPTFALLDEIDSGLDIDALKVVSKGVNAMRGEGFGAMIITHYQRLLNYITPDVVHIMMEGRVVLSGGPELAIRLEKEGYAKIAEELGLTYEEEV
- the sufD gene encoding Fe-S cluster assembly protein SufD, whose protein sequence is MTKEAIKLFSQAHAEPAWLSNLRQAAFEKIDTLDLPKIERVKFHRWNLGDGSITESEATSNVPDFTALGDNPKLVQVGTQTVFEQLSPELAEAGVIFTDFYTALEEIPEVMEQYFTKAVAHDEDKLAAYHTAYFNSGAVLYVPDNVEIKVPVEGIFYQDSESDVPFNKHVLVITGKNAKLDYLERFESIGDGSKQATANITVEVIAGAGSQIKFAAIDRLGQHVTTYMSRRGSLANNASIDWAIGVMNEGNVIADFDSDLYGDGSHADMKVVALSSGKQVQGIDTRVTNYGRNSTGNILQYGVILEKGTLTFNGIGHIIKGAKGADAQQESRVLMLSDKARSDANPILLIDENDVTAGHAASIGQVDPEDMYYLMSRGLDKATAERLVVRGFLGAVITEIPVKEVRNEMIDGIEEKLSKR
- a CDS encoding cysteine desulfurase: MSVDSHALKKEFPILDQLVHDEPLVYLDNAATTQKPQVVLEEILNYYQTDNANVHRGVHTLAERATSRYEAARERVRQFIHAKSTKEVLFTRGTTTSLNWVAHFAAQILQPEDEVLISIMEHHANIIPWQEACRKTGAKLVYVYLKDGLLDMEDLQSKLSPKTRFVSLAHVSNVLGTINPIKEITRLAHEVDAIMVVDGAQSVPHMAIDVLDLDVDFFAFSGHKMLGPTGIGVLYGKEKWLSQMEPVEFGGEMIDFVYEQSATWKELPWKFEAGTPNIAGAIGLAKAIDYLEEVGMEDIAAHEADLLAYVFPKLQTMEGIEIYGPADLAKRSGVISFNIKGLHPHDVATALDYEGVAVRAGHHCAQPLLTYLGVQSTVRASFSLYNTKEDCDRLLEALEKTKEFFNGTF
- the sufU gene encoding Fe-S cluster assembly sulfur transfer protein SufU is translated as MALSKLESLYMAVVADHSKHPHHQGKIAGAHQVDLNNPTCGDAINLSLQLDETGETIQDIAFVNAGCTISTASASMMTDLVLGKTKTEVLELAQVFSEMVQGKTDVRQKDLGDAAFLAGVAKFPQRVKCATLAWNALKKGLNEE
- the sufB gene encoding Fe-S cluster assembly protein SufB yields the protein MTEERVEPKPIDLGEYKFGFHDDVEPIMSTGKGLNEDVIRALSAAKNEPEWMLEFRLKSYEAFKKMPLETWGADLSEIDFDDLIYYQKASDKPARSWDEVPEKIKETFERIGIPEAERAYLAGAAAQYESEVVYHNMKEEFEKLGIIFTDTDSALKEYPDLFKQYFAKLVPPTDNKLAALNSAVWSGGTFIYVPKGVKCDIPLQTYFRINNESTGQFERTLIIVDEGASVHYVEGCTAPTYSSDSLHAAIVEIFALDGAYMRYTTIQNWSDNVYNLVTKRARAMKDATVEWIDGNLGAKTTMKYPSVYLDGEGARGTMLSIAFANTGQHQDTGAKMIHNAPHTSSSIVSKSIAKGGGEVNYRGQVTFARNSKKSVSHIECDTIIMDDISKSDTIPFNEIHNSQVALEHEAKVSKISEEQLYYLMSRGLSEGEATEMIVMGFVEPFTKELPMEYAVELNRLIAYEMEGSVG
- the pbp3 gene encoding D-alanyl-D-alanine carboxypeptidase PBP3, whose translation is MKKILLLIFCLFLGFLSQPVHAEDFDAAAQHAIAVDAKSGKILYEKNATTSVEVASISKLITAYLVYEAIEDGKITLKTPVDISDYPYELTLNPDISNIPMEARRYTVGELLEAMLISSSNSAAIALAEKLAGSETQFVDVMRQKVESWGITDAKLVNASGLNNEHLDDHIYPKSDKDDENKLSAYDVAIIARNLITDYPEILKITQKPTSTFGGIPIQNSNYMLENMISFRSGVDGLKTGSSEKAGESFVATTVQNGMRIITVVLKATETEENPYVRFTTTSQLMSYIFRNFSAVTLVYKHDTYEDSSIAVMNGKKAHIPAVAQEDLTIIKQNGSQHSPEIHFKPDAKSIKAPIKKGQKLGTLTYSDSELIGQGYLGQQEPSVTMVAEKSIDRPFFLIAWWHDFVAFVNEKL